One Kushneria konosiri genomic window, AGCCCGCCTTCAGTTCCATGAACCATCAGGGTCTTGACGGTCTTTTCGATCGGCAGGCCGTGCTTTTCTACCAGTGCGGCAATGGTCTTGGTATCCGGAGTATCGACCTCGCGCATGTTTTCTTGAGGAGCTGCGCGTTCCTGTCGATCAGGGATGGCTTCGGCCTTTTCGATATTGGCGGCATAATCGGAGCCCGTGGAAAAGATGACAGCGTCTTCACCCGAATCGGCCAGCACGTGGAACTCATGAGAGCCGCTGCCACCGATCTCCCCGTTGTCAGCCTGCACGGCTCGAAAATCAAGACCCAGACGCGTGAAGATACGAACGTAGGCGTCATACATTTTCTGATAGGAGGCTGCCATGGCTTCCTGATCAAGGTCGAAGGAGTAGGCATCCTTCATGATGAATTCGCGTGCTCGCATGACACCAAAGCGGGGGCGGGTTTCATCACGAAACTTGGTCTGAATCTGATAGAAATTGCAGGGCAGCTGGCGGTAGGAACGTACTTCATTGCGTACCAGATCGGTAATGACCTCTTCATGAGTAGGGCCATAGCAGAACTCACGATCGTGACGGTCACGAAGTCGCAGCAGAAGGTTGCCGTACTTGTCCCAGCGACCTGATTCCTGCCACAGTTCGGCAGGTTGTACCGACGGCATCAGCACTTCCTGTGCACCGGCAAGATCCATTTCCTCGCGCACGATCCGTTCAACCTTGCGCAGGGTGCGAAGCCCCAGCGGCAGCCAGGTATAAAGGCCTGAAGCCAGTTTTCGAATCATGCCGGCACGCAGCATCAGTTGGTGACTGACAACCTCAGCGTTGGCGGGCGTTTCCTTGAGCGTGGAGAGCAGCAGTTGACTGGCGCGCATGAATCGAATGTTTCCCTTGGCCGGATGAAATGAACCGCATTGTACGAGCATTCATTGCCTGTCGGCAAAATGCGTTTCCTGCCATGTGCAATAGTGGTATGTGTTTATTCATGATGCATGCTGACACAAGCGGAAAACGTGTTTCCCTGACCACCTGAAAATGACCAAAGCGAGGGAGGTATCATGCAGCGTCGATACCATGTTGTGACGATTGGCATCCTGATACTGATGATGGCGGGCTGTGCGAGCAGGGATGACACGGAGTTTGTCTGGCAGTCACCCAGAATCAACGATCAGGGAACCCAGCCAGGGCAGAGGGCCTGTATGCCCGGGCCGGATGGTCCGAGCAGCTGCAATCGTTAAGGTAACGATTTACTGTAAACAGATATAAAAAACGGCACCCGAGGGTGCCGTTTTTCAGACCTTTCGACCATCGTCGATCAGAACTGTACGCCGACAGAGGCCATGGCAGCATCGATCTTGTAATCGCTGTCCATGTCATAACGAGTGTACTCGGCACGAGCGAAGACCGGAACGGTTTCGAACTGGTACTTCAGGCCCAGACCATAAACCGGATCAGTGCCGTACTGGTTGCTGGCCGGACCTTCCTGGGCGTTGGCCTTCCAGTAGGCAGCACCGACGCGCGCGTAACCGGAAACGCCGTAGAACAGGGGCAGTTCACCGATGGCGCTCAGGCTGTAGGCCTTGGTCTGGTAATGACCGCTACCCTGATCGGCGTCATAGGCGATATCACCCAGATCCGCATAATTGATCTCGGTAGAGAACCAGTCGTTGAACTTGTAACCAACGAAAGCGCTCTGAGCAGTATCGTTGTTATCGGTGATACGGCTGCCTGATACAGTGTTGTTTTCGCTGAAGCTGCTGACGTCGGCGTCATGAACCTGCGCGCTACCTACACCAACACCTGAGTAGATGCCTGAGCTGGTGTCAGCCATGGCCATCGGGGCGGCAACCAGTGAAGAAGCGAACAGCGGTGCAGCGAAAAGTGC contains:
- a CDS encoding proline--tRNA ligase, with amino-acid sequence MRASQLLLSTLKETPANAEVVSHQLMLRAGMIRKLASGLYTWLPLGLRTLRKVERIVREEMDLAGAQEVLMPSVQPAELWQESGRWDKYGNLLLRLRDRHDREFCYGPTHEEVITDLVRNEVRSYRQLPCNFYQIQTKFRDETRPRFGVMRAREFIMKDAYSFDLDQEAMAASYQKMYDAYVRIFTRLGLDFRAVQADNGEIGGSGSHEFHVLADSGEDAVIFSTGSDYAANIEKAEAIPDRQERAAPQENMREVDTPDTKTIAALVEKHGLPIEKTVKTLMVHGTEGGLVALMVRGDHQLNEIKALHLEQVASPLVMANEEEIRQAVGAGPGSLGPVGLEIPLIIDRSVAVMSDFGAGANIDGKHFFGINWERDLPLPTVADIRDVVAGDPSPDGQGTLSIARGIEVGHVFQLGAKYSEALGATVLDENGDSVPLQMGCYGIGVSRVVAAAIEQNHDERGITLPASLAPYQVALVPMNAHKSQAVRDEAERLYNAFNEKGIEVLLDDRDERPGVKFADLELIGIPHRIVIGDRGLKTGELEYKGRRDDDVTMVAQQEAVEFICQKLA
- a CDS encoding outer membrane beta-barrel protein, encoding MKKFALFAAPLFASSLVAAPMAMADTSSGIYSGVGVGSAQVHDADVSSFSENNTVSGSRITDNNDTAQSAFVGYKFNDWFSTEINYADLGDIAYDADQGSGHYQTKAYSLSAIGELPLFYGVSGYARVGAAYWKANAQEGPASNQYGTDPVYGLGLKYQFETVPVFARAEYTRYDMDSDYKIDAAMASVGVQF